From Pseudarthrobacter equi, a single genomic window includes:
- the paaB gene encoding 1,2-phenylacetyl-CoA epoxidase subunit PaaB: MSPHGNPEAPASGAAEINREAPKVSTAPQEHHDRSAWGLWEVFVRSSRGLSHVHAGSLHAPDAAMALRNARDLYTRRNEGVSIWVVPADAIAASDPDSKGSFFESPQGKDYRHATYYTKSEGVKHL; encoded by the coding sequence ATGAGCCCCCACGGCAACCCGGAAGCCCCCGCAAGCGGCGCAGCAGAAATCAACCGCGAAGCCCCCAAAGTCAGCACTGCACCACAGGAGCACCACGACCGCTCCGCCTGGGGCCTCTGGGAGGTCTTCGTCCGGTCCAGCCGCGGCCTGAGCCACGTGCACGCCGGGTCCCTGCACGCCCCGGACGCCGCGATGGCCCTCCGCAACGCCCGCGACCTCTACACCCGCCGCAACGAGGGCGTCTCCATCTGGGTTGTCCCGGCCGACGCCATCGCGGCCAGCGATCCCGATTCCAAGGGCTCGTTCTTCGAGTCCCCGCAGGGCAAGGACTACCGGCACGCCACGTACTACACCAAGAGCGAAGGGGTAAAGCACCTGTGA
- the paaE gene encoding 1,2-phenylacetyl-CoA epoxidase subunit PaaE — MTVVRQTAAEEAQATGRRRPSFHTLAVKEVRRLTDDAIEVSFAVPKELTGQFDYLPGQYVALRTTLPDAGGEPHEVRRSYSICAEPRSFEDGSSEIRVAVKKDLGGLFSTWANAELKAGHELDVMSPMGAFVSKHGRDGQAVEQNVMNSMNHPEDLAGEAGSFVAIAAGSGITPVIAIARTLLAANPETRFDLIYANKAAMDVMFLEELADLKDKYPQRLAIHHVLSREQRIAPLLSGRIDAEKLQQLLGTAIHADDVDEWFLCGPFELVQLCRDTLAERGVKPENVRFELFTSGKPDRPEGHAGRPVIVDESQETYKITFKLDGLQGDVASPTHARESILNAALRVRPDVPFACAGGVCGTCRAKVVTGTVTMDENYALEQDELDKGYVLTCQSHPTSKEVTVDFDV, encoded by the coding sequence ATGACTGTTGTCCGCCAGACCGCCGCCGAGGAGGCGCAGGCCACCGGCCGCCGTCGTCCGTCCTTCCACACCCTTGCGGTGAAGGAGGTGCGCCGGCTCACCGACGATGCCATCGAGGTGTCCTTCGCGGTACCAAAAGAGCTTACCGGCCAGTTCGACTACCTGCCCGGCCAGTACGTGGCGCTGCGCACCACCCTGCCGGACGCCGGCGGCGAGCCGCACGAGGTGCGCCGCAGCTACTCCATCTGCGCGGAGCCGCGCAGCTTCGAGGACGGCAGCAGTGAGATCCGCGTGGCCGTGAAAAAGGACCTGGGCGGGCTGTTCTCCACGTGGGCCAACGCCGAGCTGAAGGCCGGCCACGAGCTGGACGTGATGAGCCCCATGGGCGCGTTCGTGTCCAAGCACGGCCGCGACGGCCAGGCTGTTGAGCAGAATGTCATGAACTCCATGAACCACCCGGAAGATTTGGCGGGGGAGGCGGGCAGCTTCGTGGCCATCGCCGCGGGCTCCGGCATCACCCCGGTGATCGCGATCGCCCGGACGCTGCTGGCCGCCAACCCGGAGACCCGGTTCGACCTGATCTACGCCAACAAGGCCGCCATGGACGTGATGTTCCTGGAGGAGCTGGCGGACCTGAAGGACAAGTACCCGCAGCGGCTGGCCATCCACCACGTGCTGAGCCGTGAGCAGCGGATCGCGCCGCTGCTGTCCGGCAGGATCGATGCCGAGAAGCTGCAGCAGCTGCTGGGCACCGCCATCCACGCGGACGATGTGGACGAGTGGTTCCTGTGCGGGCCGTTCGAGCTGGTGCAGCTGTGCCGGGACACCCTGGCCGAGCGCGGCGTGAAGCCGGAGAACGTCCGGTTCGAGCTGTTCACGTCCGGCAAGCCGGACCGCCCGGAGGGGCATGCCGGCCGTCCCGTGATCGTGGACGAGAGCCAGGAGACGTACAAGATCACGTTCAAGCTGGATGGCCTGCAGGGTGACGTGGCCAGCCCCACGCATGCGCGCGAATCGATCCTGAACGCGGCGCTGCGGGTGCGCCCGGATGTGCCGTTCGCGTGTGCCGGGGGAGTGTGCGGCACGTGCCGGGCCAAGGTGGTCACCGGCACCGTGACCATGGACGAGAACTATGCGCTGGAGCAGGATGAGCTGGACAAGGGCTACGTGCTGACCTGCCAGAGCCACCCCACCAGCAAGGAAGTCACTGTCGACTTCGACGTGTAG
- the paaA gene encoding 1,2-phenylacetyl-CoA epoxidase subunit PaaA, translated as MAAQNLQSVPAEPATEQAQAAQQEADAAGQAHFDRVIAEDSRIEPKDWMPAAYRKTLLRQVSQHAHSEIIGMQPEANWISRAPSLKRKSILMAKVQDEAGHGLYLYSAAETLGQSRDKMMDDLIAGKARYSSIFNYPARTWADMGAIGWLVDGAAICNQVPLCRASYGPYGRAMVRVCKEESFHQRQGFEILLELSNGTAAQKQMAQDAVNRWYAPALMMFGPPDDDSPNSKQSMAWNIKRFSNDELRSRFVGMMVEQVRVLGLTLPDDQVRYNEDTKKWEHGPLDWHEFQEVLAGRGPCNAQRLERRRQAHDDGAWVREAAAAYAAKQSAKMQKEYAA; from the coding sequence ATGGCAGCGCAGAACCTGCAGTCAGTGCCCGCTGAGCCCGCAACCGAACAGGCCCAGGCGGCCCAGCAAGAAGCGGACGCAGCCGGCCAGGCCCACTTCGACCGCGTCATCGCCGAAGATTCACGCATTGAGCCCAAGGACTGGATGCCGGCCGCCTACCGCAAGACGCTGCTGCGCCAGGTATCCCAGCACGCCCACTCGGAGATCATCGGCATGCAGCCCGAGGCCAACTGGATCTCCCGTGCCCCCAGCCTGAAGCGCAAGTCCATCCTCATGGCCAAGGTCCAGGACGAGGCCGGCCATGGGCTCTACCTCTACAGCGCCGCCGAAACCCTCGGCCAGAGCCGCGACAAGATGATGGACGACCTCATCGCCGGCAAGGCCCGCTACTCCAGCATCTTCAACTACCCCGCCCGCACCTGGGCGGACATGGGCGCCATCGGCTGGCTGGTGGACGGCGCAGCCATCTGCAATCAGGTCCCGCTGTGCCGCGCCTCCTACGGCCCCTACGGCCGCGCCATGGTGCGCGTCTGCAAGGAAGAATCCTTCCACCAGCGCCAGGGCTTCGAGATCCTCCTGGAGCTCTCCAACGGAACGGCAGCGCAGAAGCAGATGGCGCAGGATGCCGTGAACCGCTGGTACGCCCCGGCGCTGATGATGTTCGGACCGCCGGATGACGATTCGCCCAACTCCAAGCAGTCCATGGCCTGGAACATCAAGCGGTTCAGCAATGACGAGCTCCGCAGCCGCTTCGTGGGCATGATGGTGGAGCAGGTCCGGGTCCTGGGCCTCACCCTCCCCGATGACCAGGTCCGCTACAACGAGGACACCAAGAAGTGGGAGCACGGCCCGCTGGACTGGCACGAGTTCCAGGAAGTGCTCGCCGGCCGCGGTCCCTGCAACGCCCAGCGTTTGGAACGCAGGCGTCAAGCGCACGACGACGGCGCCTGGGTTAGGGAAGCAGCGGCGGCTTACGCAGCAAAACAGTCAGCAAAGATGCAGAAGGAATACGCAGCATGA
- the paaC gene encoding 1,2-phenylacetyl-CoA epoxidase subunit PaaC, translating into MSTPPTNSETTTGHGDISTGVAAPMVGGESNASATRITPGNALRPEDIALEVKTGLAKPTEDVAEYALRIGDDALILAQRLGHWISRAPELEEDIALGNIALDQLGHARSFLTYAGAGIPKEDGTPRSEDDLAYFRREHEFRSVQLFEQPNGDFAATIARQFVVSYYQFELYRRLTESTDATLAAIAAKAVKEVDYHRDHSAQWVLRLAGGTEESRTRMIHGLRTMWPFVAELFRDDHLTASLAEAGAAVAPSSLREDFDRLTGEVLQEAELEVPDVPAAPGGGREGLHSEHLGYLLAEMQVLAREHPGASW; encoded by the coding sequence GTGAGCACGCCCCCAACGAACAGCGAAACCACCACGGGTCACGGCGACATCTCCACCGGCGTAGCCGCGCCAATGGTCGGTGGTGAAAGTAACGCCTCCGCCACCCGGATCACCCCTGGCAACGCCCTCCGCCCGGAGGACATCGCCCTCGAGGTCAAGACCGGCCTGGCCAAGCCCACCGAGGACGTGGCGGAGTACGCCCTGCGCATCGGTGACGACGCCCTGATCCTGGCGCAGCGCCTGGGCCACTGGATCTCCCGCGCCCCGGAGCTCGAAGAGGACATCGCCCTGGGTAACATCGCCCTGGACCAGCTGGGCCACGCCCGCAGCTTCCTCACCTACGCCGGTGCCGGCATCCCCAAGGAGGACGGCACGCCGCGGTCCGAGGATGACCTGGCGTACTTCCGCCGCGAGCACGAGTTCCGCTCAGTGCAGCTGTTTGAGCAGCCCAACGGGGACTTCGCGGCCACCATCGCCCGGCAGTTCGTGGTGAGCTACTACCAGTTCGAGCTGTACCGCCGCCTCACCGAATCCACGGACGCCACCCTGGCAGCCATCGCCGCCAAGGCCGTCAAGGAAGTGGATTACCACCGGGACCACAGCGCCCAGTGGGTGCTGCGCCTGGCCGGCGGCACCGAGGAATCCCGCACGAGGATGATCCACGGCCTCCGCACCATGTGGCCGTTCGTTGCCGAACTGTTCCGCGACGATCATCTGACGGCCAGCCTCGCCGAGGCGGGTGCCGCCGTCGCGCCTTCCTCGCTCAGGGAAGACTTTGACCGCCTCACCGGCGAGGTCCTCCAAGAAGCCGAGCTGGAGGTGCCGGACGTTCCGGCGGCCCCCGGCGGCGGCCGTGAGGGCCTGCACTCGGAGCACCTGGGCTACCTCCTCGCGGAGATGCAGGTCCTGGCGCGGGAGCATCCCGGGGCGAGCTGGTGA
- the paaD gene encoding 1,2-phenylacetyl-CoA epoxidase subunit PaaD, protein MTPRQKAWDIAATVCDPEIPVLTIEDLGILRDVQVAGGRTTVTITPTYSGCPAMDAIRDDVKTAFAKEGIADVTVDLVLAPAWTTDWMTEAGKAKLREYGIAPPTGRSDAARHAGPIRLQMAVKCPQCSSLHTKELTRFGSTSCKALYVCQDCKEPFDYFKVL, encoded by the coding sequence ATGACCCCGCGCCAAAAGGCGTGGGACATCGCCGCCACGGTGTGCGATCCGGAGATCCCCGTGCTCACCATCGAGGACCTGGGCATCCTGCGGGATGTGCAGGTTGCCGGTGGCCGCACCACCGTCACCATCACGCCCACGTACTCGGGCTGCCCGGCCATGGACGCCATCCGGGACGACGTGAAGACCGCGTTCGCCAAAGAGGGCATCGCGGACGTCACCGTGGACCTGGTCCTCGCCCCGGCCTGGACCACTGACTGGATGACCGAGGCCGGCAAGGCGAAGCTGCGGGAGTACGGCATCGCCCCGCCCACCGGCAGGAGCGACGCGGCAAGGCATGCCGGCCCCATCCGGCTGCAGATGGCCGTGAAGTGCCCGCAGTGCTCCAGCCTGCATACCAAGGAACTCACCCGCTTCGGTTCCACGTCCTGCAAGGCCCTGTATGTGTGCCAGGACTGCAAGGAACCGTTCGACTACTTCAAAGTCCTCTAA
- a CDS encoding RNA polymerase factor sigma-54: protein MAGQSLQLQTVLHAELRALPGLLNAMGMLALTHDEVTQATERALAENPVLERAEGHPCPGCGRHVASGTCPRCTGRATAAQFPGGMEPAYDPFATLEADAGTEVRSDCRHALTLVIAHLTPRGLLDAGPEAIAAAENLEPGHVHEAVRAIKAVGPPGIAATSITNLLAAQADALAEQGHVPHWLPRLVRGHLGDLAAGSTDVVVRAMGLTEAQVREGLALIKDRLKPFVSAETASVAGAAPTADVFLYRRPDGSLEVEVPASAWFGLQVADLSAGLRGASGTTEAAQWLTEHELAAQRLLYQIDRRAGALLRITECAVMHQKDFLDRGTGHHKPLTRTAVAQELGLHPSTVSRAVSGKRLRLPTGSVTDLACMFGKGLAARAALRESITTAGPASDEQLREMLARGGFSVARRTVNKYRHTLQQGA, encoded by the coding sequence GTGGCGGGTCAGAGCCTGCAACTGCAGACCGTGCTGCACGCTGAACTTCGTGCGCTGCCCGGCCTTCTAAACGCCATGGGCATGCTGGCCCTGACCCACGACGAGGTCACGCAGGCCACAGAACGCGCGCTCGCCGAGAACCCCGTCCTGGAGCGGGCCGAGGGCCACCCGTGCCCCGGCTGCGGCCGGCACGTCGCCTCCGGAACCTGCCCCCGCTGTACGGGGCGGGCCACCGCTGCCCAGTTCCCCGGCGGCATGGAACCGGCCTATGACCCCTTCGCGACGCTCGAAGCCGACGCCGGAACGGAAGTCCGGTCCGACTGCCGTCACGCGCTCACCCTGGTCATCGCGCACCTGACCCCACGCGGGCTCCTCGACGCCGGACCGGAAGCGATCGCCGCAGCTGAAAACCTGGAGCCCGGGCACGTCCACGAAGCCGTCCGCGCCATCAAGGCCGTGGGCCCGCCCGGCATCGCCGCCACCAGCATCACCAATTTACTGGCCGCCCAGGCTGACGCGCTCGCGGAGCAGGGCCACGTCCCGCACTGGCTCCCCCGCCTGGTTCGCGGGCACCTCGGCGACCTGGCCGCGGGAAGCACCGACGTCGTCGTCCGCGCCATGGGACTGACCGAGGCCCAGGTCCGGGAAGGCCTGGCGCTCATCAAGGACCGGCTGAAGCCGTTCGTTTCCGCGGAAACTGCGTCCGTTGCAGGAGCGGCTCCAACCGCGGACGTGTTCCTGTACCGCAGGCCCGACGGATCGCTGGAGGTGGAGGTGCCGGCGAGCGCCTGGTTCGGGCTGCAGGTGGCGGACCTCTCCGCCGGCCTGCGCGGGGCGTCAGGCACCACCGAGGCGGCGCAATGGCTCACAGAGCATGAACTTGCGGCGCAGCGGCTCCTCTACCAGATCGACCGCCGCGCCGGCGCCCTCCTCCGCATCACCGAATGCGCGGTGATGCACCAGAAGGACTTCCTGGACCGCGGCACCGGGCACCACAAACCCCTGACGCGGACCGCCGTCGCGCAGGAACTCGGGCTGCACCCGTCCACGGTGAGCCGGGCGGTCAGCGGCAAGCGGCTCCGGCTGCCCACCGGCTCCGTCACGGACCTCGCCTGCATGTTCGGCAAGGGCCTGGCTGCGCGGGCTGCCTTGCGGGAATCAATCACGACGGCGGGTCCCGCCTCGGACGAGCAGCTCCGGGAGATGCTGGCGCGCGGCGGGTTCAGCGTCGCCCGGCGGACCGTGAACAAGTACCGTCACACGCTGCAGCAGGGCGCCTGA